TGCGCGGACAAAACTGCTCAATCCCAAGTGGTATGAGGGGATGCTGTCCCACGGTTACGAAGGTGTGCGCGAACTGTCCAAGCGTCTGGTGAATACGATGGGTTGGTCAGCAACGGCGGACGCAGTGGATAACTGGGTTTACGAAGATACCAACGAAACCTTCATTAAGGACGAAGAAATGTGTAAGCGTCTGATGGATTTGAACCCTAATTCTTTCCGCCGGATGGTCAGCACCTTACTCGAAGTGAATGGACGTGGGTACTGGGAAACCAGCGATGAGAACCTTGAGCGTTTGCAACAGCTTTATCAAGAAGTTGAAGACCGGATCGAAGGTATTGACGGCTAAGCAATTAATTACAAGTTGATTCAAAAGGTGGGCAAGTCCCGCCTTTTTTCTTGTCTTATAATTGAGCTTGGCAATAAGGGGCGCGAACAGTCGATGTATACGGTTCATCTCAATGACAAAAACGATCGTCTTGTACAACTCATTGAAAAAGTAGTTCAGGGCGAGGAAGTGGTGATTGTCTGTGATGATGGCTCTTCGTTTGAGTTGTTACCTGCTACAAGCAAGAAACCTAGACCCAAATTTGGCAGCGCAAAAGGTTTAATTTGGATGTCGGATGATTTTGATGATCCGATTGAAGGTTTTGAGGATTATGAACCGCGAAGTTGATTTTAGATACTCATGCTTTTCTCTGGTTTATCAATGGTAGCGATCGCCTTAGTTCAACAGCTAGAGAATTGATTGAGAATCCCAGTAACCAGCGTTATTTAAGTGAAGTTAGGTATAAGTTTAGTTGATTTAGTAGAGTATGAGGCTCAGCGTAATGATATGGAGATTTTACAAATCAATTCAGAACATTTGGAAAAATCTAGTCAATTACCTTTCTATCATAAGGATCTATTTGATAAATTAATTATCGCTCAAAGTATAGCGAAAGACATGTCTACTATCACTAAAGACTCTTGTTTTCTTGATTACTCGACAACAGTGATATAGCAGTCAATTGATATTTTTTATATGAATTTTGAGAATCTGATACCAGAAGATGTGATCGAAGACTTAAAATGAATTGCACTTTTATTAGGCTTTTCTGGTTGTCAACTACTAATCTATGCTTATCTTAGTGAATGTCTACGATCTGATTTAGAAAAGTCAAAAAGTGATCCTCAGAGCACTTTGAATCTCTGAAAATTGTCACTGATTATTTATATTTCTATGTACAAAACAAAAAACAAGTTGAGTGTGGAATTATTTTTTAGGATCCGAACTTTGGCTTTTTACTTGAGGGATCCATTAATAAACGGAGTTTTATTGCGATCGCCGAAAAGTTATTACTGAAATAAGAGGCGATCGCCTCTTATTTTCTAAAAAAATCAGATAGCTC
The nucleotide sequence above comes from [Synechococcus] sp. NIES-970. Encoded proteins:
- a CDS encoding prevent-host-death protein, coding for MYTVHLNDKNDRLVQLIEKVVQGEEVVIVCDDGSSFELLPATSKKPRPKFGSAKGLIWMSDDFDDPIEGFEDYEPRS
- a CDS encoding PilT protein-like protein, translating into MKLGISLVDLVEYEAQRNDMEILQINSEHLEKSSQLPFYHKDLFDKLIIAQSIAKDMSTITKDSCFLDYSTTVI